A DNA window from Rossellomorea marisflavi contains the following coding sequences:
- a CDS encoding histidine phosphatase family protein, translating into MEVTFIRHGQGEHTLSLPESLQLEDPSLTEAGREQARSLSSVFDVTKDDLVVASPTRRTLQTASLIAGESGCRRVVHPLVSPRMFPQKQGAMTLPCDRMLDQETIGTEFPGFELGSGMDRNMWTSGINVLPHDEFAKCADVFLRWAEEQGACHVYVVSHDGTIMAYRERLRGETLSRAHFLSDAGWIRERFGQ; encoded by the coding sequence ATGGAGGTCACATTCATCCGACATGGGCAGGGGGAGCATACGCTGAGCCTGCCGGAAAGCTTGCAGTTGGAGGATCCGTCATTGACGGAAGCGGGGAGAGAGCAGGCGAGAAGCCTTTCGTCCGTTTTCGATGTCACGAAGGATGATCTAGTGGTGGCGAGCCCTACGCGAAGGACCTTGCAAACGGCCTCCTTGATTGCCGGTGAATCGGGGTGCAGGCGGGTCGTGCATCCGTTGGTGTCCCCGAGGATGTTCCCGCAGAAGCAGGGGGCAATGACCCTTCCATGCGACCGGATGCTCGACCAGGAGACAATTGGAACCGAATTTCCTGGGTTTGAGTTGGGATCAGGGATGGACCGGAACATGTGGACGTCAGGTATCAATGTCTTGCCCCATGACGAGTTTGCAAAATGCGCAGATGTCTTTTTACGGTGGGCTGAGGAACAGGGGGCATGTCACGTGTACGTGGTGTCCCATGACGGAACGATCATGGCGTACCGGGAGCGGTTGAGGGGTGAAACACTGTCCAGGGCTCACTTTTTGAGTGATGCGGGCTGGATCAGGGAGCGGTTTGGACAGTGA
- a CDS encoding metal-dependent hydrolase gives MKISYHGHSVVKFETNGKTILVDPFINGNEYTDLNADDVKADVIILTHGHNDHVGDTVAIAKRNDALVIAPNELANYLGLQGLNTHPMSIGGAREFDFGKVKFTQAFHSSSYTTEDNEIIYTGMPAGFLLMAEGKTIYHAGDTGLFSDMKLIGERHPIDLAFLPIGDNFTMGPEDAALAATFLKAKEVVPVHYDTFPPIKQDPHKFVEMLEDSKGRVMKAGDTIEL, from the coding sequence ATGAAGATCTCATATCATGGCCACTCAGTGGTGAAATTCGAAACAAACGGAAAAACGATCCTTGTTGATCCGTTCATCAACGGGAATGAATATACCGATCTAAATGCAGATGACGTCAAAGCTGATGTGATCATCCTGACCCACGGACATAACGATCACGTGGGTGATACTGTCGCCATCGCGAAAAGGAATGACGCCTTGGTGATCGCACCGAACGAGCTGGCGAACTATCTTGGCCTTCAGGGCCTCAACACTCATCCGATGTCAATCGGCGGAGCGCGAGAGTTCGACTTCGGTAAGGTGAAATTCACCCAGGCATTCCATAGCTCAAGCTATACTACAGAAGATAACGAGATCATCTATACCGGCATGCCGGCAGGCTTCCTCTTGATGGCTGAAGGAAAGACGATTTACCACGCAGGAGATACAGGTTTGTTCTCCGACATGAAGCTGATCGGTGAACGTCATCCGATCGACCTTGCCTTCCTTCCGATCGGGGATAATTTCACGATGGGACCAGAGGATGCAGCACTTGCCGCTACGTTCTTAAAAGCGAAGGAAGTCGTTCCTGTCCATTACGATACATTCCCGCCGATCAAGCAGGATCCGCATAAATTCGTCGAGATGCTTGAAGACAGCAAAGGGCGCGTCATGAAAGCAGGAGACACCATCGAGCTATAA
- a CDS encoding GNAT family N-acetyltransferase has translation MELRKNVRENKDLRDSFNQLAEDTFGIHFGQWHARGYWTEKYVPFSYIEGDRVIANVSVNLIDFTMAGEEKKAIQIGTVMTHPDYRNRGLSTDLLKSVLAEYRDEVDFVYLFANQNVLEFYPKFGFQAQQETLFSLVPGTAGKMNARKLDMEEEADRDLAYEIARDRLPVSNRFGTKNTGELFMFYALYAFPDNLYYLEEEDVVVMFQRDGERIDLFDVVCRENVNVRKIAEKLADDDTRQIVFHFTPEETEGMRADVFHGDEVLFVLPMRSGAGIPDGVKHPLTAQA, from the coding sequence GTGGAACTTAGAAAGAACGTTCGGGAGAATAAGGACTTACGTGACAGCTTCAACCAGCTTGCCGAGGACACATTCGGCATCCATTTCGGACAGTGGCATGCCAGAGGATACTGGACAGAGAAATACGTGCCATTTTCTTATATCGAAGGTGACAGGGTCATTGCCAACGTGTCGGTGAACCTGATCGACTTTACCATGGCAGGAGAGGAAAAGAAGGCCATTCAGATCGGAACCGTCATGACCCATCCCGACTACCGGAATCGCGGTTTATCGACGGATCTCCTGAAGAGCGTGCTGGCGGAATACCGGGATGAGGTTGACTTCGTCTATCTGTTTGCCAACCAAAACGTCTTGGAGTTCTATCCGAAGTTCGGCTTCCAGGCGCAGCAAGAAACGCTGTTCAGTTTGGTGCCAGGCACCGCCGGTAAAATGAACGCGAGGAAGCTTGATATGGAGGAGGAAGCAGATCGCGATCTTGCATACGAGATCGCCAGGGACAGGCTGCCGGTATCCAATCGCTTCGGGACGAAGAATACGGGTGAGCTGTTCATGTTCTATGCTCTCTATGCCTTCCCGGATAACCTCTATTATCTCGAGGAAGAAGACGTGGTGGTGATGTTCCAGCGTGACGGGGAGCGGATTGATTTGTTTGATGTGGTGTGCCGCGAAAACGTGAATGTCAGAAAGATTGCCGAAAAGCTTGCAGACGATGATACGCGGCAGATCGTCTTCCATTTCACACCGGAGGAGACGGAAGGGATGCGGGCAGACGTATTCCATGGGGATGAGGTGCTGTTTGTCCTTCCCATGCGAAGCGGGGCGGGAATTCCTGATGGGGTGAAGCATCCGTTGACGGCGCAGGCTTGA